GTGGGTGTTGTGACATTCCTGTGTAAACTTGGTTGCACACATGAAAATGTGAGTGTTACATTTTTTCGAAAGTTAGATTTTCTTGAGAAATTGTGCGAACTGTTTAGGGCATTGTTGtctaacatattataatagGTTGTGTCTCGTTGATTGTTGATTGTTggtttattgtttattgtttcCCATAGGGTTTACCACTTATTTTAGCGTAAAAAACAGTTACTTTTTCCATTTCCATAGTGGTCCCATGCCCATAAAGTTCATTTTGTAGGCTTGCGTTTGGAATGTCTGAGGAGAGATTTATTgttgtggtccaccatggtgGGACCCTGGTTACGGATATACCTTTTCGATATGTTGGTGGGGAAGTCACTTATTGGAGTGTGGACCCAGACAAATGGAGTTACTTTGAAGTGGTAGATTTCGTTAAGGAGTTGGGTTATATTATTGTGTCTGAGTTATTTTATTGCATTAACCATATTTTGTATAAGTTGTTCGATGACAAAGATGCAATGAACATGGTAGGCATTGCGAAGATTTTAGGGAAAGTTAACTTGTTTGTGGTGCTCTCTGTGGATGAGGAGCCAGACATTATTGTTGAAAGTGAATTAAATGAACCAGTTCATTTGTTGTGTCTTGGAAGTATAGAGAGTGGGAATGAAGAAAAGGATGATGTGCAGGGGGAGGAGGATGAAGTTGTTGTGCAGGTGGAGGATGAAATTGCTGTGGGGGTGGAGGATGAAGTGGTTGTGCAgggggaggaggaggaggaagtgGCTGTGCAGGTGGAGGGATTGGTTGAAGAGAACGTTGGGGTGAAGGAGGAAATGGCTGTGCAGGTGAAGGATATGGTTGAACAAAATGTTggggtggaggaggaggaatTGTAATGTTATAAATTTCGTGCACTTGGCACTGTgtctattttgaaatactttccTAATTTAAACCTCGTGTCCTTAGTaatgttttgaaatactttataatGTTTTGATATATTTGGCATTGGATCTGTAATGATGTTCTATTATGTAACTTGATGGTGTACCCATGAACTGATTTTTGATTGTGAAAATATATTCATGTACCCATgttttgatattgattttgaCCAGTTCCATTTTATGCACACAACACTATCAACATCATAAGGACCACAAACGCACATATTTAACTGAAATGAGGACTAATTTGAACAACAAATGttattcatttattcatttaatacaaAACACAGTCGTCTAATGCGATCACCTAACAACCTCATTCttcaaaacacaaaagaaaagtaCATTGGGACCAcctaaaaacacaaaacacatCCACCTAAAATCACACTTTCAACACATAAGCCTAAAAATACACACAACATAACTATGATAACTACACTAAGAACACAGACCCTTGCTACTAAGAATTGGTTCCTTCTCGTCAAAGCACTCACTGTCTTCTCCATATAACAAATCTTCCTCCTTTGACTACTAATGATAACATCCCTTTCATCAACCTTTTCTTCATTGCACCActtgaaatatttataagacATCACATTACCAGTTCCACTCTATTATTCATCAAAAACATTGTTAATTacaaacacaaagaaaataggcaagaaaataatctttaattacaGATGCTTTTATTCACATCACCTTGTAGTTACGACAACCCCAAAAGTATCTTTCAGCATTCTTTGAAGTTCTAGCCATTTTTACTACAACCAACTCACCACAATTGCAAATGGGGATTATCCCTACCCCCATTGAACCACCACCAAGTGACGAATTAGAACTTTAGTGGCCGGAGCTATTGCAAAAAGAAGAACATTGGGGAACGAGACATGGCTCATCAACTCTGAAGATTGGGAAGGTTAACCACGAACCTGACTTTCGCTCACTGAAGTAAAGTAAAAAACCTTAACCtaaacctaatttcactctccaCCCACTGGTCATAAATAGGGGTACAATAAATAATTCGcatttctttcaaaatccaCCTCAATGTGCCTCTACAAACTCCAGCTCGGTagttaaatgccacatcaacaCTGTTGGGCACTGTTGGAGTGTCTGCCGTTAACGATTTAGACGGCATTTtaccaaattaaacacaattttcattctttagaactaaattgaacaaaaaaaaaagggaccAAAACGAATCCTCATAACCAAAATAGAAACCATTAATGCTATTAAGCCTTAAAAAATAACAGAAGGGCTGATCCTGatccataattttatttttgaatattttaattctgTGAGAAAAATTTAGAGTTGAAAGTTACTGTTGATAATAGGGTCTCCTTATGAAACTGGGCTCtgcaaaaacagaaaatgaaagagTAGATGATGGGAATAGCTACGTAGATTGGTACTAGCAAGTAGCGAGAAGTAGCTTGGTCACATCGAGGTACAGTCCAGCTTGTAAGATGATTGATTCAATGAGAGCGATTGAGAACGACCTCCTTCGTCGTCCTTTACGCTAAACCCAAAAGCTGCAAATTTTCAGACTTTGTAGTAGTTTTTcgatttagaaatatatatcaaattgatatttattaatcACGTTAATTCTTCTCGTAAACTCCGTTACAAGGGTTAAACCTGTTAATTAGTTGAGagtaataaatttgtttaaatttagtgATAGCATCTATACAAAATTTCATCCATTGAGTTgggaaaatttgtttttattgtcttCTAACTTCATGCACTATTAGATTATAGTTCTAATGACTCTGCCACTAATGTTAGAACTTTTGATTTGATGCTATTTGTTGTGTAAGCGTTTGtcttagttttattattatatatatcctTGTAATACAAGACTCGGACTTTATTATGCagaacacccacacatcaacaagaaaaagaaaagggttaaatttaaaactatgaAATAATGTACAGTGATGTTGTTTCTCCTCAAAAAAATCATACACTTCCTTGACGAAAGTACATGTAAAAAAGGAGAAACTCGTGTATGGTTTGTCTGTGATGTTAATTGTAGCAGCTTGCTAAGTTTCAGGACTATAAGAATGTGAGATTCTGTCGAATGTGACACCTAACCGTCAATATACACTCGAACAACATCCACTATTTTAGCCCGACATATGGGACATTTTCCACTGTTACATTGCAGCTCGATGGCACACTTGAGACACGCACACATGTGTCCACACCTGTAATGAAGTTGGTCAGACACGTGTCAATTTTTCTCAGAAAATGGAAACAGATCATTTTCATTCACAAGCAATTAATTACCTGTACAAAACAGAGTCAACTTTCACCTCATAGCAAATGCAGCAGTTGCCTTTCTTTTTTGGAGTCCTGTTACgggacttcttttcttctttttcaactGTAATGGTATTTTCATTGCATCAATTGTATTAACAAACTCACTttcagaattaaaaaattatagaaatgaaCACAAACCTGAGTTAATCTCTACTTTCATGGTTTGTTGTAATTCCATCTGCATATTCATGCAGccctttattattttcttcagcTCAGACATCTCGTGATAGAGTTGCTCCATGTGCCCTCTCAAATCATATATGAGTTCCATTTCCTGCATGCAGGGCAGCTTTTGCATTTAACAAGAGATTTATTTAGGAGCTCGGTTGTATTCACCATATCAAATGCAAACTCACCATTGAATGATGATTGGTGGATGGAGATGCAGATTGCCGACTGTCCTGATAGAAAGATTGAGATTGATAAGGTTGTCGGGATGGAGAATAATCACCGGCTTCATTGTCCCTGTAACTGCATGGTGATGAACGATTAGAATAATCACCAGGTTCATGATATGGATCGCTTATCAAGCTCTCATGCTCCTCTTCATGCTCATCTGCATtatcctcctcttcttcttcctcaattgCATCTCTTCCATCTTGAGAAGCTCTTGCAGAATGCAAGCGTTCTTGTAAAAATGCCATCAATTCTTGGCTGTTTTCCTCATAGTCCTGGCTATTGACTAAATGTGCTTGAGTTCCCCTATGAGATTCCATCAATCTATCCATTCTATCCCGAAAGTCACTAGAAAGGAAACTTGACACTGTTCTTCTGCAAAAATATATACTGATGTTCAGATGAATGAtgtttatacaaaaaaatagtttcgctatagaaaattattaaaattcttcttttcttttccatctAGTCATTTATGCAAGCAACTGACACAAGAGGaataatttaatagaatattatGTACCTTTCAAGAAGCCTCCTTATATCCTCATTCTGAGAACCAGTTTCAAGCATCTCTCTATACCAGGCTTGCCTGCGCTCTTCCCAATAGCTCTTAGGCCTAGAAATTTCACTGATCCAGTTATAATTAGTTTCATAGTCACAATTCTGGTCAGTTTCCTCTCCCTCCATCTCATCACCATAACTGCTTTCAGCATAATTCTGATTACTTGCCTCTTCTACTGTCTCCTGGCAACTGGATTCAGCATACTGCTCGTTACTATTATCTTCTTCATTTACTGTCTCATCATTACTACTTTTAGTATCACCATTCTGTTCGCTACTCGCTTCTGCCCTGTCTGTCATCTCTTTTAGACCTGAATCAGTCATGGACGTCGTTGCCTCACTAGTTTCTTTTGAGTTATTGTGTTCAGCCTTGGCATCTGAACGTGGATTTGTTTCTTGGATCACGACACCTGAACTTGGAGGAGCTTCTTCTGTATTATGATCTATTCTAGTATGTGAAACAGACTTTTGTGGGGATTTTGTGGCATGATTTGCACTTTCATGAGCTGTCTGGTTTCTTGTGTCTTTTCTGACTTGATCAGTGGTGGCAGAGTTACCCAATTGAGTGGTTTTGTTAACTGCCTCTCTTTGAGGACTTCTTGGGTTAGCTACTTCTGCATGGACCGAAGTTCTAGGTTCAACCCCACTGCTAAATCTTTCCCTGTATGTCATAAAAACATTTCTCATTTAGTATCTTTCAGGAAAACTTAATGACCAGGGATCTCGCTGTgttcattttattaaagaataaacTTAGATGGCACAAAAATGAACTCTATGTTTAATTAAATGGTCAAAAGCTTACgcaaaataattgaaattgtttattCACCAAATTAACAACTTTGGTCAGATTTATAGATAAGAATTAGTGCATACAATGAGTGCAAACTATATGTATCTGTTGCACCTTGTGGTGATCACTTGATATACTCGATAAATGAAATATTCTTGAAATAAAAAGCCAGCTACAAAAGAAAATGCCAATCCAAATGCATTTACTTTCTTCTCAActctacatttaaaattatatccTTCAATGCATTTTTCTACTGCCCTTAAATTCAATAGCTTTCTTTTTAGACAAGGAAAATCAATAGGTATGGTTTAATCAAAGGAATTCATCAATCACGAAGTTTTGAAATGGTCAAACCTTAATTGCATAATTGCAGACCCTTGTGATTGTCTGTTGTTTACTTCACATGATGTTGAATTCTGCCGGGAGCGATCATTAGCCAACAGATCACGTTGCAATAATTTAATCCGAAGCAATGCCTGCATTCATGCATAGAAAAGGAGTCAGAATCAGATATAGTAAAAAACATAACatagcagaagaagaagaaccacccTCTGGCTTCTGTTTTACCTGAATGCGACCTCTTTGTGCAAACTTAGACACGGTTCCACGCTCTGACAGGTTGTTGAGCTCCCTGTGCCTGTCATTCTCCATCTGCATAAGCAAATCATTGAATGCCTGACGCCCTCTAATTCGCAGGGGACACACCGGTTTATGCTCTGAAGGAGGTTGTTGTTGACCGCATTCACGCTCTCTACAAGGAGAACCTGTCACACTACTACTAAAATACCCTTCTTGTTCATTCTCATCAAGAAAGGAAGCTGTTGGACTCTGATTCTGGCTGGTAGAAGTGAGTTTCTTTATGATGCTAGCAACACTGACACCACTCTCTGACCTTGCTTGTGGCGAAACGGAATGATCACTCGATTCCCACTCATGAAATGAGGACTGAAAGGAACTTTCTTCATTCCCTGAGGGTCCATCAAAGCATTCTTCCTCGGGGAATGAAGCATTACCATTCTCATTCGTGGGAGAAGAGGACGAACCAATCTTCTCAGACAATGTGTTCGTTTTGGAGACACCTGATTGTTTCAGTCTCTTCTCCCATATCTGAACAAGAGAAGAGGCAGCCATGTTAGGGATCTCCAAAGAGCATGATTCTTCCTCAGATGTCGAACTGGGTGTCCTTGGGAAAATGTCAATATCATCCATTGACAACAGTTCGGCCCCATTCTCCAAATTCGACACCATCTCCCGAGCCTGTCTCGCTGCCCATCGATCGAGAAGCTGTGAGTGTCTTGGGCTGATCAACAAGGACAAAGAGGTCtcctttttgttgttgttgttgccgcCGCTGCCGTTGTCGTTGAAGGAGTTGGCTCGTGTGAAACGAAGTTTCTCCAAGCGATTGTTTTTGGGAGCCTTACGCTGGTTAACGCCTTTGTTCTTGCTGGCGTCGCTGTTGTTTTCGTTTGTTGCGGAATCAGAAGACACCCCCCGGCACGTGTTAATGTCCGTGACAAAGTTCTTGTTGTTTCTTTGTAACTTAGCATGATGATTATGCGTGCCCTTGGCGTTGCTTTCCCTGCATTCTTCGCGGTGGTTGCGGTCCCTCAGAACGGAACCGAAGGGCGAGGAAGAAGCAATCTCAACCTCGGAAGATGCCATGTCGGCTCTGTTTATCGTTTGTGTCCGTTGTTGTTTTGTCTTGGTTTATGGAAACCTTTACGAAGGAGCGTGTGAACGTGGAAACAAGGTAACCCATTTGAGGGAAATGGGTGGAGGGATTGGAGACATTGCAACCTGACAAGTCTCTTCTCGTTTTGCTGAAACACAGAAAAAGAcggaaaataaaagaaaacaggGTAGAGTGAAACAGAGGAGGGAGTGAAGGAGGGAGAATACGAAGGAGAAACGAGTTGCTGTACGGGAAATAGGGAGGTTTTTATGGCTTATTAATGCTCCAAATCATCTTAACCTCATTCCCGTTTTCTTTGCCTCTATTTAGAGCTTTTTCGTAACGAAagtagagaaataaaaaaaacaaacaattacGTTGGCTGATAATGTTTGTTTCCTGTTACCTAGGAACGTGTCTTTTGGTTGAGAGAGGTGTGGCTAAAAATGGAAGAAGCCTTGTCGTCGTTGAGGTTTGTTTTGGTTGATGTGAGAAGAATAAGGAAACAGAGTGTTGGAAAAGTGCAACAGAGAGAATATAACAGTGTGGTgtagtgagagagagagagagagacgtTGAGTTTGAACCGTTGAGATTGTGgggtaaagaaaaagagaaaaattagagaaagagagcgtcttatttatttctatttgcAGATCAGTCTCTACTTTTTCATTCTGTTGACCAAATTAACTTCACAAGCAACTCTGATTTTGTGCTTTCATTCACTCACTTTAACcactttccttttcattttgttttgttactTTGCAAAAAATTTGTACCAAATTTCATCACTAATAATACTGAAATACTAtatttagttataaaatatactaaatataATAGTTACAGGAAGGAATCAAACTGTTTTCTGGTGCTGAGTTTTaccttttgttttcctttatgTACTTTCTCTTATCACACTTAATTGCTTTTTAACTAAATCACTGAAATAAACAAGATAATCACActtaattatttacatataccattttttaaattagaaaagataattaatttgtgatattattaaaataaaaattccagtACAATTTTAtgtatgtattattatattatttaataagttaataACAGATAAGTTGTTACATGATGGCACAAAtactatttaacaaaaaaaataaaagattataaagttaaaattgagaTTTGATTTGTAAGATTTTACGATTTTACATTCTTTCTCAGAATCATAGATTAAAATTGcgtgaattgtattttttttaaatacaataaaaaaattcaccATGTGTGTGGTTAGTTATAACATCACCAATTAAAATTTAGTAagtaaaaattttcatttttttttcaactgtagcacttatttttaaaaaattcttttgcACCCTTCACCTTTTTTATCGaataaatttcaattcaaataaaaattaatatatataatacttttgcAAAAagttaaatctaaatattacaatttaagACTTTAGGATCTTAGAGTTTAGGTATATTACAATGTCACTATTCACAATTTTAGGAGTCTTTTACTGTCCTAAtcataatatcaattttaactATCTTGCTTAGATTTATAATATGTTACTTGTCATGTGATTTAAGtagaatattcatttttttttttactaaaatggcttcctttttcattttagaatacttataaatgtgtgttgatgggcattacttttgaaaaactcctttaaattttattttaagtaggGATGAATTTGAAACgattttgatttgaatttgtaGCTTATTAGACGTATCCGATTTAATTGTGCAATCATactatttgaattttaatttgtagCTACTTTGGTGGGTGTATGTCTTCATTTATGtgtatcattttattttgtagtttgttttattgaaatgtgggaataatttaaatttgaatttgaatttcgtATATTAATTAGAAGCAATAGTTAGGTTATGATATATATGCTGTacataacatcattttttttcagTTGAAATGTTAATTGGCTATACGTGATTTTATATAGTTGAGActcaaataaattatgaaaataaaaataaattataattcgGATAAAATTCGACCTACCTTTTCAAAGATTTAAACTCGAGACCTAATATCATGATTGAGAAATaatcttaagatatttttagaaCAGATTCATATAATTTCATATGCAAATCATAACGAAGCCACATTTATTATAAGATTCTTCCtcttaatgaatatttaatattatttcttaaacaTTTATGAACCAGTGACAAATAAGTAATATTATATgttgataaatttatatacttaaaaaattgtCAAGATTAATCACATTTGAGAAATACAGAGTCAAAATCATCATTACATTACATGATTTATCTATCTTAATACAGAGTCAAGTCAACATCATccattacattttattaattgttttatcaaTTAAACGAGAAGAGAGTTCCGTAAAAGAAATTTAACAGTCTGCATTACCAATGTCAAATTCCAATCACGAAAtaatcttaataaatataacaatcgGTGTCTGAATATATATAGGATAAGTTTTGGAAGAAGCAATGCAGAAACATATACGCTGACCTTATACACAGCAACATTAGCAAACATGTCTTCCTTCATCTTGAATGTGTCGGAAAGAAAATCACCAGTAATGATCCAGattcttcttttcaaaatccacaattttgttgttggagaCGTGAAGGAGATGATTGCATACTTGCCTTGATGTTGGTCTCTCTTGTGGTGCAGTTTTTGTGCAGTGTATGGCTATCTCGAGCACCTGCAATGCAGCAAACTCTTCACAAGGCAAAAGGGGTTTCAGCTTAGGATCTATCACTGCTTCAACCGTAATGCCTTCCTTCTCAAGCTGCATCTTCACCCATCTCACCATGTTTATCTCTGCTCCGAAAGCTGCATCTGTTGGCATTTTACCAGTAACAAGTTCCATAAATACCACTCCCATGCTGTACACATCAGTTTTCTCTGTGCCCTTCAGTGAGTATGCATACtctaaaaatatagaaatgtcAATCAATGGTTAACGCTTGGACAAGATACTTAGATGTTTCTGGAACGAAATTCTGATTAGATTAAATTAGAGTTTCATCTGGGTATTAAAAGTTTGCATTAAAAAGACAAAGTTTCAGTTTTAATTGTATCTATGTTTCGTAAATGAAGGAGATGAATAACAAAAAGTCAATGTGATCAACTATTACCTGGGGCTATGTATCCATAAGATCCAGCAAAGCAAGAATTAGACTCTGCATTAGATTCTGGATTCTCAACGAGTGATTTTGCCAGTCCAAAGTCTCCCAGGTGTGCCTCCATGTCGGAATCTAGTAATATGTTGCTGGATTTGATGTCCCTGTGAATGATCTTTGGCACACAATCGTGATGGAGGTACTCCACTCCGTGAGCTAATCCCATTGCAATTTTGAACCTTGTGTCCCAATCAAGGATCCTCTTTGCTTTGAGGGGCACCCCATGTAACCAATCCCAAACACTCCCATTCTCCATATACTCATATATCAACAGATTCCAACCTGTTCCTTTGATTCTGTTGCTGCAACAACCCATCAGTTTTACCAGATGCCTATGTTTGATCCTCCCTAAAGTTTTGATTTCTCTTATAAAGCTTTTGTTCAACAGATAATCATCTTTTCCTGAAATCTTCTTCACAGCCACGATCTCTCCAGAGGGCAATTCGACTCTGTACACTGTCCCGGAACCTCCACAACCAACTACGAACTCGTCGCTTAGATTGTTTGTGGAACCCATGATATCCTGCCACCTGAAATCTCTCTTTGCAGGCACATTTAGAGGGATCAACGATCGTTTATGTGCTCGTGATGAAGAGGAGAATACAAAACTCACTTCACTGCCTCTCCTGAAAAATTCATGCTTGCTTTTAAAGAAGACGATCACTACCAGTGCAAGTAAGGCAATTGCAGCTAAAGCTGAAAGTGTAGAGACTATAACCACTGATGTGCTGCTGAAGACTGATCGCTTATTGCCGGAACCATCACCACTTTTGCATCTTGCAAGAGAGGCTCCACAAAGATGAAGGTTCCCTTCAAATGACTCATGAGGCCAGCGGGAGAATTGCTTATCCAATGCTCCTTGAAGGTTATTGTAAGAGATGTCAAGCTTCTGCAAGCTAGTCATTTCACCAACTGCTGAAGGCACTTCTCCAGTGAGTGCATTGTGAGAAAGATTAAGTACTTCCAATTTTGACAGCATGCTAAGTGAAGATGGGATATGACCAGAGAGATTATTGTAACTTAAGTCCAAAATGCTTTGAATATTTTGGAGACTTCCAATCTCAATTGGTATTTCCCCACTAAAGGCATTCCTAGATAGCTGCAGCTCATAAAGATTGCTCAATTTTCCTATTTCTTGAGGGATTGGTCCAGAGAAGTTATTATGGTCCAG
This DNA window, taken from Vigna radiata var. radiata cultivar VC1973A chromosome 5, Vradiata_ver6, whole genome shotgun sequence, encodes the following:
- the LOC106762327 gene encoding uncharacterized protein LOC106762327 translates to MASSEVEIASSSPFGSVLRDRNHREECRESNAKGTHNHHAKLQRNNKNFVTDINTCRGVSSDSATNENNSDASKNKGVNQRKAPKNNRLEKLRFTRANSFNDNGSGGNNNNKKETSLSLLISPRHSQLLDRWAARQAREMVSNLENGAELLSMDDIDIFPRTPSSTSEEESCSLEIPNMAASSLVQIWEKRLKQSGVSKTNTLSEKIGSSSSPTNENGNASFPEEECFDGPSGNEESSFQSSFHEWESSDHSVSPQARSESGVSVASIIKKLTSTSQNQSPTASFLDENEQEGYFSSSVTGSPCRERECGQQQPPSEHKPVCPLRIRGRQAFNDLLMQMENDRHRELNNLSERGTVSKFAQRGRIQALLRIKLLQRDLLANDRSRQNSTSCEVNNRQSQGSAIMQLRERFSSGVEPRTSVHAEVANPRSPQREAVNKTTQLGNSATTDQVRKDTRNQTAHESANHATKSPQKSVSHTRIDHNTEEAPPSSGVVIQETNPRSDAKAEHNNSKETSEATTSMTDSGLKEMTDRAEASSEQNGDTKSSNDETVNEEDNSNEQYAESSCQETVEEASNQNYAESSYGDEMEGEETDQNCDYETNYNWISEISRPKSYWEERRQAWYREMLETGSQNEDIRRLLERRTVSSFLSSDFRDRMDRLMESHRGTQAHLVNSQDYEENSQELMAFLQERLHSARASQDGRDAIEEEEEEDNADEHEEEHESLISDPYHEPGDYSNRSSPCSYRDNEAGDYSPSRQPYQSQSFYQDSRQSASPSTNHHSMEMELIYDLRGHMEQLYHEMSELKKIIKGCMNMQMELQQTMKVEINSVEKEEKKSRNRTPKKKGNCCICYEVKVDSVLYRCGHMCACLKCAIELQCNSGKCPICRAKIVDVVRVYIDG